Proteins encoded in a region of the Telopea speciosissima isolate NSW1024214 ecotype Mountain lineage unplaced genomic scaffold, Tspe_v1 Tspe_v1.0017, whole genome shotgun sequence genome:
- the LOC122647290 gene encoding pectinesterase isoform X1 yields the protein MSLNITTTAVEHNYFTIKKLIATKKKSLTKREKTALHDCLEMVDETLDELLKTRKDLRQYRNVKKTIFQHAGDLKTLVSAAMTNQESCLDGFSHDGADKEVRSMLEAGQVHVYKMCSNALAMIKNMTDTHMAEERKERRLMMDDGIETNETGSEFPEWLSASDRRLLQATTVTADVTVAADGSGNFKTVAAAVAAAPEKSSKRYVIKIKAGVYRENVEVPKKKTNIMFVGDGKKNTIITASRNVVDGSTTFHSATVAVVGERFLARDITFQNTAGPSKHQAVALRVGSDLSAFYRCDMLAYQDTLYVHSLRQFYVECLIAGTVDFIFGNAAAVFQNCDIHARRPGSGQKNMVTAQGRDDPNQNTGIVIQKCRIGATSDLEGVKSQFQSYLGRPWKEYSRTIVMQTSISDVINPVGWHEWTGNFALNTLFYGEYQNTGAGAGTANRVKWKGYKVLTNAAQVQAFTVSRFIDGDSWLGYTGFPFSLGL from the exons ATGTCTCTGAACATCACAACCACCGCCGTCGAACATAACTACTTCACCATAAAGAAACTCATTGCCACCAAGAAGAAAAGTTTAACGAAACGAGAGAAAACAGCTCTACACGACTGTCTAGAGATGGTGGACGAGACATTGGATGAGCTACTCAAGACACGCAAAGATCTAAGGCAGTACAGAAACGTGAAGAAAACGATATTCCAACACGCCGGTGACCTTAAGACACTTGTGAGTGCTGCAATGACGAATCAGGAGTCGTGTTTGGATGGGTTCTCACACGATGGAGCGGATAAGGAGGTGAGATCAATGCTGGAGGCAGGTCAGGTTCACGTTTATAAGATGTGTAGTAACGCATTAGCCATGATCAAGAACATGACCGACACACACATGGCtgaggagaggaaggagaggcgGTTGATGATGGATGATGGCATTGAAACCAACGAGACAGGGAGTGAGTTTCCGGAGTGGTTGTCGGCGAGTGACCGGAGACTGCTTCAGGCAACGACGGTGACGGCGGATGTGACGGTAGCGGCGGACGGGAGTGGGAATTTTAAGACGGTGGCGGCTGCGGTGGCGGCGGCGCCGGAGAAGAGTAGTAAGAGGTATGTGATAAAGATAAAAGCAGGTGTGTATAGAGAGAATGTGGAGGTgccaaagaagaagacaaacaTAATGTTTGTGGGAGATGGGAAGAAGAACACCATCATCACTGCTAGTAGGAATGTGGTTGATGGTAGCACCACCTTCCACTCTGCTACTGTTG CTGTGGTTGGGGAGCGGTTCTTGGCTCGGGATATTACGTTCCAAAACACAGCCGGACCATCCAAGCACCAGGCCGTGGCACTTCGGGTCGGGTCAGACCTATCGGCCTTCTACCGATGCGATATGCTGGCATACCAAGACACTCTCTACGTTCACTCCCTTCGCCAATTCTACGTGGAATGCCTGATTGCTGGCACCGTGGACTTCATATTCGGAAACGCCGCAGCCGTATTCCAGAACTGTGATATCCATGCCCGGAGACCCGGTTCGGGTCAAAAGAACATGGTGACGGCCCAGGGTAGAGATGACCCGAACCAGAACACCGGGATTGTGATCCAGAAATGTAGGATTGGTGCGACTTCGGATCTGGAGGGAGTGAAGAGCCAGTTTCAGTCGTACCTGGGAAGGCCATGGAAGGAATACTCGAGGACCATTGTGATGCAAACCTCGATAAGCGATGTTATCAATCCGGTCGGGTGGCATGAATGGACCGGTAATTTCGCACTGAATACGTTATTTTATGGAGAGTATCAGAACACGGGGGCTGGGGCAGGGACAGCAAATAGAGTGAAGTGGAAGGGATATAAGGTGCTCACTAATGCTGCTCAG
- the LOC122647290 gene encoding pectinesterase isoform X2 has product MVTTENYGSEFPEWLSASDRRLLQATTVTADVTVAADGSGNFKTVAAAVAAAPEKSSKRYVIKIKAGVYRENVEVPKKKTNIMFVGDGKKNTIITASRNVVDGSTTFHSATVAVVGERFLARDITFQNTAGPSKHQAVALRVGSDLSAFYRCDMLAYQDTLYVHSLRQFYVECLIAGTVDFIFGNAAAVFQNCDIHARRPGSGQKNMVTAQGRDDPNQNTGIVIQKCRIGATSDLEGVKSQFQSYLGRPWKEYSRTIVMQTSISDVINPVGWHEWTGNFALNTLFYGEYQNTGAGAGTANRVKWKGYKVLTNAAQVQEFTVSRFIAGNSWLGSTGFPFSAGLRMNE; this is encoded by the exons GGAGTGAGTTTCCGGAGTGGTTGTCGGCGAGTGACCGGAGACTGCTTCAGGCAACGACGGTGACGGCGGATGTGACGGTAGCGGCGGACGGGAGTGGGAATTTTAAGACGGTGGCGGCTGCGGTGGCGGCGGCGCCGGAGAAGAGTAGTAAGAGGTATGTGATAAAGATAAAAGCAGGTGTGTATAGAGAGAATGTGGAGGTgccaaagaagaagacaaacaTAATGTTTGTGGGAGATGGGAAGAAGAACACCATCATCACTGCTAGTAGGAATGTGGTTGATGGTAGCACCACCTTCCACTCTGCTACTGTTG CTGTGGTTGGGGAGCGGTTCTTGGCTCGGGATATTACGTTCCAAAACACAGCCGGACCATCCAAGCACCAGGCCGTGGCACTTCGGGTCGGGTCAGACCTATCGGCCTTCTACCGATGCGATATGCTGGCATACCAAGACACTCTCTACGTTCACTCCCTTCGCCAATTCTACGTGGAATGCCTGATTGCTGGCACCGTGGACTTCATATTCGGAAACGCCGCAGCCGTATTCCAGAACTGTGATATCCATGCCCGGAGACCCGGTTCGGGTCAAAAGAACATGGTGACGGCCCAGGGTAGAGATGACCCGAACCAGAACACCGGGATTGTGATCCAGAAATGTAGGATTGGTGCGACTTCGGATCTGGAGGGAGTGAAGAGCCAGTTTCAGTCGTACCTGGGAAGGCCATGGAAGGAATACTCGAGGACCATTGTGATGCAAACCTCGATAAGCGATGTTATCAATCCGGTCGGGTGGCATGAATGGACCGGTAATTTCGCACTGAATACGTTATTTTATGGAGAGTATCAGAACACGGGGGCTGGGGCAGGGACAGCAAATAGAGTGAAGTGGAAGGGATATAAGGTGCTCACTAATGCTGCTCAGGTTCAGGAATTCACTGTTTCCAGGTTCATTGCTGGTAATTCTTGGTTGGGGTCCACAGGGTTTCCTTTCTCTGCTGGTCTACGAATGAATGAATGA